Genomic window (Streptococcus suis S735):
TATTAATATAACAAAAAACGTTAGCACAAAACAAAAAATATTCATACGAACATAGGCCTTCTCCCGCCAAATACTGGTCAAGACATACATGATATTAATACCGATTGCTCCCCCTAAGCCGTTAGCCAGTAAATCAGTTATATCTGCAACCCCAAGTAAAAGAAGATATTGCAGAACCTCAAAGCAGAGACTCACTAACATAATCAAACATAGATTAGTCACCCACGATGCCTTGCGAAATAGCATTTCCATATAAATACCAAAGGGAATAAAACTTACAATATTAAATAGAATTTCTGGAAAATCCAGCACTCCATCATAGACCGCTGTTCCTGCAAACGGAATTAAGTTTATACTAGCATAACCATAGCGTCCATATACGATGCTCAAGTCCATCTTAAAGATAATCATCCAAGTAAGTAAAAGGAGATAGGCAAAAAATAAAAACATACTCATTTTCTTTGTCTGCATAGAAATTCTCCTCTCAACTAGCATATTTTATCATTATATCATAAATGCTGTTCTATAAAATGTCACTTCTGTGACAAAGCTCGTTCCATATTACAAGTACTTTACAGCCTACTAAAAACAGAAAAGGAAGACACTACCAAGCCTCCCCTTATTCCCAAAAATATCTTACTTAAAATGTCTGATTGCTATGCTGAAAAGCCTTATATTGATGGATTTGTAGCATCAAACGCTCAAAGTTCGCTTCCTTACATGCTCGCATGATCAAGAAGCAATCAATAAACTTCCACAAATAAAGTCCCAAAAATAACAAGAACCCAATCAAGATAAATAGCGTAACAAAAGATACTGCAAAAGCAATCAGCTTGGCAAATCCCAATTCTTTATTCCCGACATAAAAACGGTCGACACCAAACTCACCGAAGAAAATAGCCAAAATAAGAGCGACAAGAGGTTGACGCATCTCAACCATCATAAGAACGTTTAAAGCCTCATCATCTAAATCTTCTAGTTCTTTTTGCAGAATGAATAACTTATCAGATGGCAAATAACTGCTTTTACTTAAAATATAATTCTGAAGATAATTCATATAAACTCCTACCTCTTCAAAATTATAGCAGTTTCTTATTCTTCAAGCAAGCCTGTAGGGGAAAACAGTGTCAGAAATCGTTTACATTTTTTTCTTTTTTGCTATAATGAAACTAGATTACAAGGAGGTTCATATGAGAGTTATTATTCATTATCCAAAACCTATCAAACAACTATCCTCCCAAAAACTTCCGCTCCTGGTAGATGGAAAAATTGCTGGGACAGTTACTCAAGGTAAAATTCTAAGCTTACCAATTACACAACCATCTGTTACACTAAGCATTCGAGGGGATAAAAAATCGAGCATTCAAGTTAAGGAGGGCGATAGGGTCTAAATAATATAGTCGAATGAATTAGCTTTCAGACAAGGAACTGAGGCGCAGGCTGTACTGAAGTACGGCAAGGCGAAAGTGACGATGTATCAAAGCTAATTCAGATGACTATGGAAAGTAGCAAATACTTCACTCCCTACTATTTCAGCTTGGCTATCGTACCAATCGCCTTACTGTTTAACTTACCAACTCTTGTCAAAACCTTCCTCCTCATACTAGCACTAGCCATTACTTTATTGGGACAAGCAATCTTCCCAAAATACATTATCAGTACAGAAAAAAGCTCAGACCACTAAATCTGAGCTTTTTCAAATGATATTTGCTTTTAGTACAAGGTAACGAGGCGCAGGCTGTACTGAAGTACGGCAAGTCGAGTTAACGAAGTAATAAAAGATAAGCTGAATAACTATATTAGATAGCTTTTTCATCCAATCCCAACTTACGTTGAACAAATTTAACAATTTCTACAACGACAACCATGAGACCTGAACCGATTACTGTTACCATCCACTGAGTTGGTGTCAAGATAGATACCTTGAAGAAGGTATTGAATCCTGGAATCACAACAGTCGCCATCAAGAGCAAGAAGGCAGCTACGATAGACCAGTTAAAGAGTTTGTTCTTGAATGGACCAACGGTAAAGATAGATTGGTAAACAGACTTAACGTTGAAGGCATGCACCAACTGAATCAATCCAAGAGTAACATATGCCATCGTAAGAGCATCCGCATGAATGGCATGATTATCTCCAGCGTGCTCTGGGTAAAGAAGTGCAAAACCATATACGCCCAAGACAAGTGCTGTTTGAAGGATACCTTGATAGATAATCGAACTCAAGACACCACCTGAGAAGAAGCTTGAGTTACGACCACGAGGTTTGTGCTGCATAACACCTGGTTCAGCAGGTTCAACACCAAGGGCAATCGCTGGAAGTGTATCTGTTACCAAATTGATCCAAAGAAGATGAACTGGCTCCAATACGTCCCAACCAAAGAGGGTAGCAAGGAAGATACACAATACCTCAGCAGTGTTAGCTGACAAGAGATACTGGATGGTTTTTTGGATGTTTGAGAAGACTTTACGTCCTTCTTCAACCGCCACAATGATAGTTGCAAAGTTGTCATCTGCAAGGACCATATCAGAGGCACCTTTCGAAACTTCCGTACCTGTGATACCCATACCGATACCGATGTCGGCTGTCTTAAGTGATGGTGCATCGTTAACACCGTCACCAGTCATGGCAACAACCTTACCATCATTTTGCCAAGCCTTAACGATACGAACCTTATGTTCTGGAGATACACGAGCGTATACTGAGTATTGTTTGAAGACTTTCTGGAACTCTTCATCCGTCAATTCGTTGAGCTCTGCACCTGTAAATACATGGTCTTCTGTATCATTTGGATCGATGATACCAAGACGCTTTGCAATCGCCTCAGCTGTATCTTGGTGGTCACCCGTAATCATGATTGGACGGATGCCCGCTTCCTTAGCGACACGAACAGCTTCTGCCGCTTCAGGACGCTCAGGGTCAATCATACCAACCAAACCTGAGAAGACAAGGTCGTTTTCAACAACGTCAGATTCCAATTCAGGAATAGCATCAACATACTTGTAAGCCATCATCAAGACACGAAGTGCTTGCTTAGCCAAGTCCTTGTTAGTGGCAAGAATGGCTTGTTTATCCGCATCGGTAATCGGACGAATTGTACCGTTTTCTTCAATTTGCGTTACACGTTTGAGCAATTGGTCTGGAGCACCTTTAACAGCTACAAAGAAGTTTCCAGCAGCTTGTTGGTGAACAGTTGACATCAATTTACGTGTTGAGTCAAATGGCAATTCAGCCACACGAGGCTCCGATACCAAGACTTCACGAACGTCAAAGTTTTGATCCAAACCAAATTGAACAAGTGCCGTTTCAGTTGGGTCACCAATCAATTTACCAGTTGGGTCAACTTTTGTATCGTTGGCAAAGTTCATAACACGAAGCGTTGTATTGCTTGCATCCAAAGCTTCTTTAGCATCCACCAATTGACCGTTTGTATAGACTTTTTCAACAGTCATCTGGTTCATAGTCAAAGTACCAGTCTTATCTGATGCGATGATTTCAGTTGAACCAAGTGTTTCAACAGCAGGCAACTTACGGATGATGGAATTACGCTTAGCCAAGACCTGTGTACCAAGTGAAAGAACAACTGTTACAATAGCTGGCAAACCTTCTGGAATGGCCGCAACCGCAAGAGCTACAGAAGTCATAAGAGCAGGCAAGATACCTTCACCACGTACGAAGACTGAAACAGCCATCGTTACCGCTGCAATTACAAGAACTGCATATGTCAAGACTTTTGATAGCTGGTGCAAGTTTTGCTTCAATGGTGTATCAGTCTCATCTGCATTAGCAAGCATGCCAGCGATGTGCCCAACCTCTGTGTACATACCTGTATTTGTAACCACACCAAGACCACGGCCGTAAGTAACGTTAGAGTTTTGGTAGGCCATGTTGACACGGTCACCGATTGGTGCATCTTCAGCCAAAACTGCGGACAAATCTTTATCAACTGGTACAGACTCACCTGTAAGAGCTGCCTCTTCGATTTTGAGGGAGTTAGCTTCCAACAAACGCATATCGGCAGGGACAACATCACCTGCTTCAAGCAAGACGATGTCACCTGGTACCAAGTCTTTAGAATCAACTTCGACTACATGATTGTCACGAAGCGCACGCGCAACTGGGCTTGACATGTTTTTTAGCGCCTCAATGGCTGCCTCAGCTTGACCCTCTTGATAAACACCAAAGGCAGCGTTCAAGATAACCACGGCCAAGATGATAATGGCATCTGTCAAACCGTGTGAACCTTCTGTAATCACCGTCAAGATTGCTGCTGCAATCAAAATGATAATCATCAAGTCTTTGAACTGATCCAAGAATTTAGCTAAGAGTGTGCGTTTTTCACCCTCATCCAATTCGTTACGACCGTAGTCTGCTAGACGTTTGCTTGCCTCATCACTAGACAAACCGTCCAAAGAAGACCCCATGCTTGACAATACTTGCTCTTCGCTCTGTGTATAAAACAAATCGCGTTTTTGTTCTTTTGACAATTTCCTTCTCCTTCTCGGTCCCTTTTTTACCTAACAAATAAAAAAGAGACCTGTTTTATTAAAACAAGTCTCGCTATTTAATATATTGCCGGAAACAAGTCGGATTGACGACAATATCACGGAATTTTCCGCTAGCTACTCCCTCGATTTGTTAACTATTATATCAAAAATCCCGAGAAATTCAAGAATATTTTTCTGGAAATAAGAGATTATTTCCACGAAGTAAATTCCCAAAGTAAGTTCTAGTCTGTCTTAAAAACTGGAAATTAGACTGAGACAAAGAAATAAGGTAGAACTTACTATGGGACAAGTTGGTAACTGACAATGAAAAACAAACACTTAACTCTCTCTGATCGCAATGATATTCAAATAGGAATTGAACAACTTAAGCCCTTCTCAGCTATAGCAGCTAAGTTAGGAAAAGATCCGTCCACAATTTCAAAAGAAGTTCGGAGAAATAGGGTGATAAAAGAGAACTCTAGTACCTCCAATTGTGAGGCCTGCCCTCTACTCAAAAAGACTCCTTACGTTTGTAATGCCTGTCCGAAAAAGAGAAGCAACTGCGGATACCAGAAACAGTTCTACTACGCAAAAAGAGCTCAGCTTGATTATGAAGTTAAGCTCTCAGATTCGAGAACAGGTGTTGCACTAAACAAGGAAGAATTCTATCGCATGGATGAGATTGTTTCTGCTGCCATCCAAAAGGGACAACACCTCAACCACATCATCGCCTCAAACGAAATGTCGGCATCCAGAGCTTCTATCTACCGATACCTTGAAAAAGGCTATCTGTCCACAAAGCCCATTGATTTCCCCCGTGTCGTGAAATTCAGAAAGCGGAGAATCAGAAACCTACAACCCATTCCTAAAATCGCCAAAGAAGGACGGTCTTACGAGGACTTCCAACGCTTTCTCACAGAGAAAGGAATCAGCTATTGGCTGGAAATGGACACCGTTACTGGACGGATCGGCGGAAAGGTACTTCTCACCTTTAACCTCTCCTTCTGTAACTTTATCTTCGCTCAATTACTTGATAATAAAACAGCTAATGAGGTCGCTAAACATCTCTACGCTATCAAGAATGACCTGCATCAGAAAGAGATGGACTTTTGCGAAATATTTCCTGTCATTCTGACCGATAATGGCGGTGAATTCGCTAGAGTGGACGATATCGAAATGGATGTTCGCGGAGAATCTAAGCTATTCTTCTGTGACCCCAATCGTTCTGACCAGAAGGGGAGAATTGAGAAGAATCACACACTTATCAGAGATATTCTTCCTAAAAGAAGTTCTTTTGACAACTTGACACAGGAGGACATCAACCTGGTTTGTTCGCATATCAACAGCGTCAAACGAGCTTCTTTCAACGGAAAATCAGCCTATGAACTCTTTACATTTACCTACGGTGAGGAATTGGCAACACTTTTGGGAATCTCTAAAATTGACCCTGAGAACGTCATTCAATCACCTCGATTATTGGATAAGTAATCGCTAGTTTTTATCAAAAAATAATTTCAAAATAGAAAGGAACTTGTTCCATCCAAAATTCCAGATAGCTAGAACTTACTTTGAGACGTCTCAGAGCCAGTAACTTTAGTGTACTCTTTTTTCAACATTTTCAACCCTAAAACTCACTATTATCAACATTTTTAGTCAAAAACAGAACTTAGTCTGAGACTAAATTCTGTTGATGTTATGCAGTTTTCTCAGAGTAACTTCTGGAAGGACGGGAACTAGAACTTACTTTGAGAATTTACCCTTTCATTTGTTTTCAGTTGTATCATTCACAGACAAAAAAAGAACGACTATCAGTCGTTCTTCAATAACATACGGAAGACATGGGATTCGAACCCACGCACGCTGTTACACGCCTACCGCGTTTCCAACACGGCCTCTTGAGCCTCTTGAGTAATCTTCCATATATGGAGCTGGTGGGAGTCGAACCCACGTCCAAACACCTGCTAACTTATTCGTCTACAACCATAGGTTATGTCTTGCTTTAACTTTAACTTGAACTCGATACATAACTCAAACCTAGACCAAGCGAGTCAGTAAATCTCTTTTGGAACTGCCTGACTCAATCCCAACGTAGCTTGCTATTTTAAGACCAATCAGCAAACACAAGCAATTCGCGACTGGTCACGCAGGCAGGTTATTAAGCTGCTAATGCGTAAGTGTTTGTATTTTTTGCAGTTATATTTAACTGGCATTTTTACATCTGCCGATGAGTTGCAGAACAAGCCTCATAATGCCTGTCGAATCCGTAACAACCCCGTAGGATTTGATACAGGAATTATTATAGCAGAATTTTTTATAAATAGCAAAATTATTTTACATTTTCCTTACAATTTAAAAAAATTTTGAAATATGGTAAAATGAAAGTATGTATAAATTTTGGCAAAAAACCATTCAAGTATTAAGTATTTTGACCCTTATCGGGACCGCTATTTTTCTATTTTGGCTCTATAAGATTGGCATTTTGAACGACCAAAATGTCTTAAGCGATTTAATCAAAAGCCAAGGTGCTTTAGGTAGCCTCTCCTTTTTAGCTATTCAGATTATTCAAGTTGTATTTCCGATTATTCCAGGCGGTGTTACGACTGTTGTGGGTTTCCTCGTATTTCATTTTTGGTGGGGATTCTTTCTCAATTATCTTGGAATTTCAATCGGTAGTATCATCCTTTTCTGGTTGGCTCGTCGCTATGGAAAGAAATTTTGTCTCCTCTTCATGTCTGAAGATACGTTTTACAAATATGAAAGCAAAATTGATAATAAACGTAGTTATGAAATTTTCTTTATTCTCTGCATGCTTTCTCCCATTTCTCCAGCTGACATAGTGGTGATGATTACTGGATTAACAAGCATGAGTTATCGGAAATTTATTATGATTACTTTACTTTGTCGCCCTTTCTCAGTTGTGGCCTATAGCTTCTTTTGGATCTATGGCAGCCAATGGTTGCAGCAATTGTTAGGATAAAATCATAACCACCCGTGAAAACGGGTGGCTTGTACACCGGCTATAAGCCGTTTCTCTCCAGCGACGTCTAAAGACGTTCGCTGAACTTCGTTCAGGTTAGTGCTATAATTACTTGACTAATGCCCGTAACAACGGGCTTTTATCTTGTTCTAAAACTACTATCTGAAAATGAATCTTCATATTCTTTAACACTTAACTTATCAAGTGCGATGTCATTTTTCTCCTGCTCGCGAATATATTTCGCTACCGTCTTTTCGTTCAGTCCAACGGTACTCACATAGTAGCCTCTAGCCCAAAACTTTCGATTTCCATACTTATATTTTAAATTAGCATGTTTATCAAATATCATGAGAGCACTTTTACTTTTCAAATATCCCATAAAATCGGAAATACGAAGTTTTTGGGGGATATCAAGACAAGCATATGAACATGGTCTGGCATCATGTGTCCCTCAATGATTTCCACCACACCAAACGCATGAAGAAAAAAACGTTTTCAGAAAGCGAAAATCATAACCAAAGATCAATCAAAGTAGTACACTAGAATAGAGGTGAACTACAATAATTGATTTTCTTTTATCCATAGAAGAGCACAAAGAGGAGTACAACAGCCGTCAAGCATGGAAAATTCGTTATCCCTTATCCACTATTCTGTTTCTAGTTTTCGCTTGTCAATTGGCAGGGGTTGAAACGTGGAAAGAGATGGAAGATTTCATAGAAATGAACGAGTCTGTTTTGGGAGAATACGTTGACTTGAGTGTCGGCTGTCTTTCTCATGACACCTTGGAACGTGTTGTGAGTATGGTCAATCCAGATTTCTTAAAGGAACTGAAACTGTCCTTCGAAGCTAGTTCGGAAACAACTGATTTTTCAAAATTGATTGCCGTTGACGGAAAAACGATTCGGGGGAACCGAGGGAAACACCAATCTCCTACTCATATTGTCACTGCTTATGATGGTGGTAATCGGATTAGCCTTGGGCAGGTAGCTGTTGAGGATAAAAGTAATGAAATCACAGCCATTCCTCGCCTCTTGTGTCAGCTAGACCTTCGTAAGAGTGTTGTCACGATTGATGCCATGGGCACCTAGACAGACATTGCGGATGTGATTATCAGCGGTAAGGGTGATTATTGCTTGGCAGTCAAAGGAAATCAAGGCAATCTCCATGAGGATATTGACCTCTATTTTAGTGACGCCAAATTGTTATCTACGTTGACAGAGAAAGGCTGTCATTATCAGACCATTGAAAAGGCACGCAGTCAGATTGAGGTGAGGGACTACTGGGTTTCTCACGATGTGAAATGGCTGAGCCAACGACATCCGAAATGGAAAAAACTTCGTGGGATTGGTATGACTAAGAATATCATTGATAAAGATGGTGTCATCACTGAAGAGGTCCGTTACTTTATCCTTAGTTTCAAGGGCGATGTGCAAACTTTTTCTCAGGTTGTTCGTGGTCATTGGTCGGTTGAGAGCCTACATTGATTGTTAGATGTGGTTTACCGAGAAGATAAGAACCAAACCTTAGATAAACGAGCTGCTTTCAATTTAAATGCTATTCGTAAGGCTTGTCTTCATCTCTTACAAATGATGACCTTCCCTAAGGAGAAATTGAGTTACCGCCGCAAACAACGCTATATTTCTGTCCATTTGGAGGATTATTTGCCACAATTATTTGGAAATCGGGGATAAGGTGCTTGTAAAAAGGTAGATACTAAGTTTAAAGCAGTTATTTCCGGGGACAAAAGGAGAGAAGAAATTTTTCATGCGTATGACGTGATGTCCACGCCTTTGCATCGACATAGATGACGGAAAATATCAATTAAGTCCTGCCTTATTTTGTAGTAAATGGATTTTCTACGGTACTTAGGTGTGAAAACTATGTGATAGAGCACATCCATTTAGTATGTGATAAACTGTAACTGGTTTTAGCCATTTCTTTTTCCTCCTTGATCTAACCTGAACAATTAGATTATAACAGGAAAAAGAAATGGAAACTCAAAGCCTTGGCAGCCACCAGCATAGCTGGTGGCTTTCTTGTTTTTCTCTACGAGAAAAACTGGCTCGAAGCCATAATAAAAAAACGGCTTCAAACGTTCGAAACCATTTTGTTTTTTTATTTAATTCCTAATGCAATTCGAGCATAACGACTCATTTTTTGAACGGTCCAAGCTGGTGACCAAACCAGTCTCACATCTACTTCTGTTACTTCAGGGACATCCTTCAATACATCATGAATTTGATCGGTAATTAGATCAGCTAATGGACAACCCATGGTCGTCAAGGTCATATCAATTTCAGCCTTGCCCTCAATAAATCGGATTTCATAAATTAGCCCTAAATTGATAATATCAATACCTAGCTCAGGGTCAATCACATCTTCAAGAGCATGAAAAATACGCTCCTGAATGTCTTTAATTTGATCTTCTGTGTACGTCATTTTTCTCTCTTTCTTTTTCACAAGTTCAATACTAGAAAAGAAACAAACGAAGTTTGTGTCAAAAAGTCCACTGGACGTTACGCTCCCTTTCTAATTTCAAGGGGAGCGGTTAAAATCTCGCTCGTTTCCTGTTTTCAGCGAGCGGTTGATTTTGTCTCCCAGACAAAATCAATCCTCAATAAAATCTCTTAGTGGTTTGCTGCGGGATGGGTGGCGGAGTTTACGGAGGGCTTTGGCTTCGATTTGGCGGATGCGTTCACGGGTTACGTTAAAGACTTTACCAACATCTTCAAGCGTACGCATTTTACCATCATCTAAACCAAAACGAAGACGCAATACGTTTTCCTCACGGTCAGTAAGAGTATCCAATACCTCATCTAACTGTTCACGAAGAACGACACGAGTTGTGTAATCAACTGGATTTTCAATGACTTCGTCTTCGATAAAATCTCCAAGATGACTATCATCTTCTTCACCAATTGGGGTCTCGAGTGAAACAGGCTCTTGGGCAATCTTGAGGATTTCACGAACTTTCTCAGGCGTCATATCCATACGCTCAGCGATTTGCTCTGGAGTTGGATCTTGGCCCAATTCCTGCAAGAGATTGCGTTGTTCACGGACCAATTTGTTAATGGTTTCTACCATGTGAACAGGGATACGGATTGTACGCGCTTGGTCCGCAATGGCACGAGTGATAGCCTGACGAATCCACCAGGTTGCATAGGTTGAAAACTTGAAACCTTTAGAGTAGTCGAACTTATCAACAGCCTTCATCAAGCCCATGTTTCCTTCTTGGATAAGATCAAGGAACTGCATACCACGGCCGACATAGCGTTTAGCAATGGATACAACCAAACGCAAGTTGGCTTCAGCCAAACGTTGTTTCGCTTCTGGGTCACCTGCCTCAACCGCCAATGCCAATTCTTGCT
Coding sequences:
- a CDS encoding TM2 domain-containing protein, which codes for MNYLQNYILSKSSYLPSDKLFILQKELEDLDDEALNVLMMVEMRQPLVALILAIFFGEFGVDRFYVGNKELGFAKLIAFAVSFVTLFILIGFLLFLGLYLWKFIDCFLIMRACKEANFERLMLQIHQYKAFQHSNQTF
- the rpoD gene encoding RNA polymerase sigma factor RpoD, which encodes MTNKKDKKTEVTTFDVQVAEFIRNHKKQGSATDDEINDQLVIPFTLDADGIDDLLQRIQDAGISIVDKEGNPSARAMQVEEEPELSDEELLGSTSAKVNDPVRMYLKEIGVVPLLTNEEEQELALAVEAGDPEAKQRLAEANLRLVVSIAKRYVGRGMQFLDLIQEGNMGLMKAVDKFDYSKGFKFSTYATWWIRQAITRAIADQARTIRIPVHMVETINKLVREQRNLLQELGQDPTPEQIAERMDMTPEKVREILKIAQEPVSLETPIGEEDDSHLGDFIEDEVIENPVDYTTRVVLREQLDEVLDTLTDREENVLRLRFGLDDGKMRTLEDVGKVFNVTRERIRQIEAKALRKLRHPSRSKPLRDFIED
- a CDS encoding VanZ family protein, yielding MQTKKMSMFLFFAYLLLLTWMIIFKMDLSIVYGRYGYASINLIPFAGTAVYDGVLDFPEILFNIVSFIPFGIYMEMLFRKASWVTNLCLIMLVSLCFEVLQYLLLLGVADITDLLANGLGGAIGINIMYVLTSIWREKAYVRMNIFCFVLTFFVILITYLAM
- a CDS encoding cation-translocating P-type ATPase, translating into MSKEQKRDLFYTQSEEQVLSSMGSSLDGLSSDEASKRLADYGRNELDEGEKRTLLAKFLDQFKDLMIIILIAAAILTVITEGSHGLTDAIIILAVVILNAAFGVYQEGQAEAAIEALKNMSSPVARALRDNHVVEVDSKDLVPGDIVLLEAGDVVPADMRLLEANSLKIEEAALTGESVPVDKDLSAVLAEDAPIGDRVNMAYQNSNVTYGRGLGVVTNTGMYTEVGHIAGMLANADETDTPLKQNLHQLSKVLTYAVLVIAAVTMAVSVFVRGEGILPALMTSVALAVAAIPEGLPAIVTVVLSLGTQVLAKRNSIIRKLPAVETLGSTEIIASDKTGTLTMNQMTVEKVYTNGQLVDAKEALDASNTTLRVMNFANDTKVDPTGKLIGDPTETALVQFGLDQNFDVREVLVSEPRVAELPFDSTRKLMSTVHQQAAGNFFVAVKGAPDQLLKRVTQIEENGTIRPITDADKQAILATNKDLAKQALRVLMMAYKYVDAIPELESDVVENDLVFSGLVGMIDPERPEAAEAVRVAKEAGIRPIMITGDHQDTAEAIAKRLGIIDPNDTEDHVFTGAELNELTDEEFQKVFKQYSVYARVSPEHKVRIVKAWQNDGKVVAMTGDGVNDAPSLKTADIGIGMGITGTEVSKGASDMVLADDNFATIIVAVEEGRKVFSNIQKTIQYLLSANTAEVLCIFLATLFGWDVLEPVHLLWINLVTDTLPAIALGVEPAEPGVMQHKPRGRNSSFFSGGVLSSIIYQGILQTALVLGVYGFALLYPEHAGDNHAIHADALTMAYVTLGLIQLVHAFNVKSVYQSIFTVGPFKNKLFNWSIVAAFLLLMATVVIPGFNTFFKVSILTPTQWMVTVIGSGLMVVVVEIVKFVQRKLGLDEKAI
- a CDS encoding metal-sulfur cluster assembly factor, with amino-acid sequence MTYTEDQIKDIQERIFHALEDVIDPELGIDIINLGLIYEIRFIEGKAEIDMTLTTMGCPLADLITDQIHDVLKDVPEVTEVDVRLVWSPAWTVQKMSRYARIALGIK
- a CDS encoding TVP38/TMEM64 family protein, giving the protein MYKFWQKTIQVLSILTLIGTAIFLFWLYKIGILNDQNVLSDLIKSQGALGSLSFLAIQIIQVVFPIIPGGVTTVVGFLVFHFWWGFFLNYLGISIGSIILFWLARRYGKKFCLLFMSEDTFYKYESKIDNKRSYEIFFILCMLSPISPADIVVMITGLTSMSYRKFIMITLLCRPFSVVAYSFFWIYGSQWLQQLLG
- a CDS encoding IS30 family transposase, whose amino-acid sequence is MKNKHLTLSDRNDIQIGIEQLKPFSAIAAKLGKDPSTISKEVRRNRVIKENSSTSNCEACPLLKKTPYVCNACPKKRSNCGYQKQFYYAKRAQLDYEVKLSDSRTGVALNKEEFYRMDEIVSAAIQKGQHLNHIIASNEMSASRASIYRYLEKGYLSTKPIDFPRVVKFRKRRIRNLQPIPKIAKEGRSYEDFQRFLTEKGISYWLEMDTVTGRIGGKVLLTFNLSFCNFIFAQLLDNKTANEVAKHLYAIKNDLHQKEMDFCEIFPVILTDNGGEFARVDDIEMDVRGESKLFFCDPNRSDQKGRIEKNHTLIRDILPKRSSFDNLTQEDINLVCSHINSVKRASFNGKSAYELFTFTYGEELATLLGISKIDPENVIQSPRLLDK